The DNA sequence CGCTCGCTCGACCGGCAGGCGCTGGTCACTGGCCTGCGCAGCGGGTTCGGGATCGAGGAGGTGGCGGTGCCGCCAATGGCGGTTGCGACCGCGCGGCTCGACGGGTTCGCGGCGGGTTCCGCCGTATTGCCCGATGCGTCTGGCATCATCGGTTGGGCGCGCGACGCCGCCCGTGACGCGCGCACGCAAATCACCATCACCGGATCGACCGACGTCAATGCCCAGACCGGTAGCGCCGATATCGATCCCGCCACCGGCAGCGCCGCGATCCTGGCCGCCGACCGCGCCCGCACCGTCGCCGCGACGCTTGTGCGCAGCGGCGCGGTCGATCCGCGCCGTATCGTCATTCGGATCGAGCCGGGCAAGCGCCGGGCCGTGACCCTCTCCGTCGGCTTTGCCGGCGATACCCATCGACGTGGAGACTGATATGATCGTCCATCTCTTGCCCGCATTGCTCGCCGCGACGAGCACGCCCGTCGCCTTCCAGTCGACCGAGGCGCTCGACCAACTGGTCCAGCAATTCGCCGGTGCGCCGATCGGCGTCGAAGGCGGCGCGCGCGCGGCAGTGGACAAGCGCCTGCGGCTTGCCGCCTGCGCCGATCCGCAGCTGAGCTGGCGCTCGGCGGCGGAGGATGCGGTGGTGATCCGTTGTCCGGGGCCACAGCAATGGCGCGTGTTTGTCGCGGTCAATGTGTTGCCAAAGGCGGCACCGACCCGCGCACCCGTCGCGGTTGCCGCCGTGCGTCCGCCCGCACCGGTCAAGGCTGAGAGCGTCATCAAGCGCGGCGATCCGATCATGGTCGAGGCCGGCGCTGCCGGCTTTTCGATCACGCGTCAGGGCGTTGCGATGGGCGATGCGCCGGTCGGCGGTCGTGTCATCGTCAAGATGGACGACAAGCGCCCACCGGTGGCCGCGATCGCGATGGAATCGGGACGCGCGCGCCTCCCCGGATTCGGCGAATAATTATTTCCTAAAGCTTCGCCGCGCCCGGTCGTTTTCGCCTATGTCAGCAGAACGAGAAGGGTTGCAGACATGGTGGATCCAACTGGCTTCAGGCCTGTATCGATAGCGGACCGGCGGTTGACGCCAGTGCCCGCGACCGCGCCCGTCAAGGCAGCGGGCGTCGAGACGCGGGTGGCGCAGACCAGCACCGCCGCGTCGCTGACCCGCACGGCGGCGGCAAGCGCGCCGGTCGATGCCGAACGCGTGTCGCGCATCAAGAAGGCGATTGCCGACGGCAATTTCCCGCTGGTGCCATCGACCGTGGCAGATCGGCTGCTTGCGCTGAAACTCGACTGGAATCCGAATGAAAAGGCGTGATGCCCTGATCGACGTGATCGACGCGCTGTACGCCGAGATCGCGGCGCTGAAGTCGAACGACGTCGCCGCGCTGGAACGCGCGACGCATGCGAAACTGGTCGGGATCGAGGCGGTGGGGGCCGCCAATGACGACGAACCGGACCTCTCGCCCGAGCTGCGCGCGCTGGCCGAGGAGGCGCACAGGCTGAACGAGACCAGCCGCATCTATGTCAATCTGATGGCCGCCAATGTGCGGCGGCGGTTGCAGACACTGACCGGCAATGATTTGCCGTCCTACCGGCCTGGTCTTGCCGGAGCGTATGCGTAAAGGGCGTCGCTGATGCGGCCGATAGTGCCCACAACCGTCACCCCAGCGAAAGCTGGGGTCTTTTGCCTCTTGAGACCCCAGCTTTCGCTGGGGTGACGATGATGAGCGGATAAACTGGCACGCCTCTTGCTGAACATCCCTTAACCACGGGCTAGTTCAAAGAGCAGGGGCTGATGAGCGTACCTTCAATCGGAGCCAGAGCGACCGCCACTACGGCGATCGCGGCGGCAAGCCAGAAGACCGGGATCGACTTCAACTATCTGCTCGGCCAGGCACAGGTCGAAAGCGGGATGCGCAGCAATGCCCGCGCCCGCACCTCCAGCGCCACCGGCCTGTATCAGTTCATCGAGCAAAGCTGGCTGGGCGTCGTCAAGGAGCATGGCGACAAGCACGGGCTGGGCTGGGCGTCGGACAGCATCAAGCGCACATCGTCGGGCCGCTTCGTCGTGCCCGACGCCGCGACGCGCAACGCAATTCTGTCGATGCGCAACGATCCGCAGGCGGCCTCGCTGATGGCGGCGGAACATGCCAGCGACAACAAGGCGTCGCTTGAGAGTTCGCTGGGCCGGGAAGCGACCGGCACCGATCTTTATATGGCGCACTTCCTGGGCATTGGCGGCGCGCGCAAATTTCTGGGGGCGATGGACGCCAATCCGGAACGGGGCGCGGCCAGCATGTTTCCCGCCGCAGCGCGCGCCAATCGCAGCATCTTCTACACCCCCGGCGGCCAGCAGCGTTCGCTCGGCGAAATCTACGACCGGTTTGCCGGCAAGCTCGACAAGGGCGCGGCGGCAGTCGGTGCGACCGGCCTCGCCTCGGGTGGCGTCGGTTCCGGGGCGGGCGATGCGAAGTTTCAGCAGCTGGTCCAGTCGCTGGGTGACGGGGTCGAGGTCGTGCTGGGCAACGATGCCGTCGGGCAGGACCGCAAATGGCTGACCACGCTCGATCAGATGAACACCGCCGGACGTAGCAACGAGGGTGTGAACCCGCTTCGCCCGACGCCGCAGAGCGCGAAGCTCGCTTATATGATGCTTGCGAGCCTGGGAGCGTAACCGCGTGGCCGGAATGAATTTGAACATGGCGTCGATCGGCGCATCGGCAAAGAGCTTCTCGCTGCCGGTCGCAATCCTGGTGCTGGTCGGCATGATGGTCGTGCCGGTGCCGACCTTCCTGCTCGACACCTTCTTCATCATGAACATCATCATCAGCCTAGCCGTGCTGATGGTCGCGCTGAATGCGCAGAAGCCGCTCGATTTCTCGGCCTTTCCCACCGTGCTGCTGTTCGCGACGTTGTTCCGGCTGGGCCTGAACGTCGCCTCGACCCGTGTCGTGCTGGGGCATGGGCATGAGGGCGAAGCGGCGGCAGGCCATGTGATCGAGGCGTTCGGGACGTTCATGATCGGCGGCGATTATGTCGTCGGCCTGTTCGTGTTCGCGATCCTGATCATCATCAACATGATCGTGGTAACCAAGGGTGCGGGTCGCGTGTCCGAGGTGTCCGCGCGCTTCACCCTCGACGCCCTGCCCGGCAAGCAGATGGCGATCGACGCCGATCTCAACGCCGGGCTGATCACGCCCGACGAAGCCAAGGCGCGGCGGATCGAAGTTTCGACCGAAGCCGATTTCTATGGCGCGATGGACGGTTCGTCCAAATTCGTGAAGGGCGATGCGATCGCCGGCCTGCTGATCCTGTTCATCAACGTCATCGGCGGCCTGATTCTGGGTCCGGTCAGCCACGGCATGACGATTGGCGAAGCGGCCCAGACCTATGTGCTGCTGGCGATCGGCGATGCACTGGTCGCTCAGATCCCGGCCTTGCTGTTGTCGATCGCCGCCGCGGCCATCGTCACGCGCGTCAATGCGAACAAGGAACAGGATCTGGCGACCCAGATCGGCAGCCAGTTCTCCAGCCACAAGACCTGGACCCCGGTCGCGGTGATCGTCGCGCTGCTGGGTGTGATGCCGGGCATGCCGCATTTCATCATTCTGCCCGCCGCCGCCGCATCCGGTTTCATGGCATGGAAAATGTATCAGGCATCGAAGCGTCCGCCTGCGCCGGAGCCCGTCGCCATCGCCGAAGCCGTCGATCCGTCGAAGATCGGCTGGGACGAAGTGACCGACAATATGCAGGTGATGCTCGACATCGGTTACGGGTTGGTCCCCCTGGTCGACGAGCGTCGCGGCGGGCCGCTGATGGGGCGCATCACCGGTGTGCGTCGTGCGCTGTCGAAGGAACTGGGCTTCGTGGTGCCGCAAGTGCGCGTGCGCGACGACATCAATCTCGACCCCTTCACCTATCGCATCGTCGTCGGCGGCGTCGTCATCGGCGAGGATACCGTTTCGCCCGACGAAGTGCTGGCGCTGGACACCGGTCAGGCGGCGGGCTTGCTCAACGGCAAGAAGGCAAAGGACCCAACCTTCGGCCTCGACGCCGTCTGGATTTCGACTGCCGACGCCGATGCCGCGACCGGACAAGGCTGGTTGGTAGTCGATCCGGGCACCGTCATGGCGACGCATCTGAATCAGGCGCTGATCTCGAACGCATCCGACCTGCTCGGCCCGGACGAGGTGCAGGCTTTGCTCGACGGGCTACGCGAACGTGCCGCGCAACTGGTGTCGGCATTGTCGCCGAATCCGTTGCCGATCACGACGCTGACGCAGGTGCTGCGCGGGCTGCTGGCGGAGAATATCCCGCTCAAGGAATTCCGCCGCATCGCCGCCGCGATCGCCAATGCCGCGCAAAAAACGCTCGACGCCGATGAGATCATCGAACTGATCCGGCCGGAGCTTGGTCCGCTCATCATTCAGAAATTGTGCGGCGTGCGCGAGCCGTTGCGCGTGATGACGCTGGAAGGGCAGCTCGAAGCGTTGCTGGGGCAGGCGGTTCGGTCCGATCCGGCGCGGCGTCATACGATCGAACCCGATCTGGGCCGCCGTATCGTCGATGCCCTTCAGCGCGCGGCACAGCCTCTGGTGTCGGAGGCCAAGCCGTTCGCGCTGGTCGTGCAACCTTCGATCCGCATTGCGATCCGCAAGCTGGTCAAGACCTGTTTGCCCGACACGCCGGTGATGAGCTTCTTTGAAGTGCCCGAGGACAAGTCGGTCGAAGTCGTTGCCGTGATCGGCGCTCCTGCGGCGCTGCCGGCATGACGTTCCAGCAAAGCCATAAAGACTTTAGCCACAACGAATTCGCGCTGACCTATGGTCGCAGCGGCGAGACCAAACGCGACATGGATGCGCTGGTGCGCAAGCATATGCCGCTCGTCCGGCGGCTGGCATGGCACGTCCACGGATCGATGAGTTCGCTGATCGACGTCGAGGATCTGGTGCAGATCGGACTGGTTGCGTTGGTCGAGGCGGCGAACAGCTTCGAGGATCGCGGGCTGGTCAGCTTCGATCAGTATTTGTCGACGCGGGTGCGCGGTGCGATGATCGACGAATTGCGGCGACAGGCGACGATCACGCGCGGCGCGATGAAGCGGCGGCGCGTCTATAACGATGCGGTCGGCGCGCTGACCGACGAATCGGGCAAGCGGCCCGACGAGGCGACGGTCGCGTCGCGGCTGGGCGTCACCGTGGAGAAGTTGCGCAGCGACTATGCCAGCGCCGAAGCGGTGAGGTTCGATTCGATCGACGATGTCTATTCGGACGAAGGGCCATGGTTCATGTCCGACGAACCCTCGGCGTTCGACCAGCTGGCCGATGCCGACCAGCGCGAGGCGCTGATCGCGGCGATCAGCGAGTTGCCCGAGAAGGAGCAGCTCGTGATCCAGCTTTACTATGTCGAGGAACTCAACCTCGAAGAAATCGGCCAGGTGCTCGGCGTTGGTTCCGCGCGCGTCTGCCAGATCAAGAAGAGTGCGCATGATCGGCTGAAGAAAGGGCTGATGCGCCGGTTAGGATAGAATGCGAACGGTGCCGGGGGGCACTGGTCACATAGGGGGCGGGGTGGAAGCGTGCCGGGGGCCGCCTCCACCCCACTTCTTTTTGCGACACATTCGCAGATCACCATGCTACGCGAGTGGCGTGCGCCGCTATCTCTACCTTACCGCAGGGTTCGTCAGCCTCGGCCTCGCCGCGATCGGCGCGCTGCTGCCGGTGATGCCGACGACGGTGTTTGTCATCCTTGCCGCCTATTGCTTCACGCGCAGTTCGCCGACGATGGAGCGGCGGCTGCTCGAACATCCGCAGTTCGGCCCGCATATCGTGCGCTGGCGCGAGCGCGGGGCGATCAGCCGGACCGGCAAGAAGGCGGCGACGGTGGCATTTGTCGTGAGCATCGCGGTGGCGTTCGCCTTCACCGCCATGCCGTGGCCATTGGTCACCGTCGCGGCGGCGGCAATCGTCGGCGGCTGGATCTGGACACGGCCGGAGGCGTAAGCCTTAATTCGCCCCGGTCGGACGCGGCGTGCGCTCGCGGTTGCGCTTGTCCGCCACATAGCTGGGACCACCCTCCGGCTTGTAGATTTCAAACAGGCCGGTGGCCTCGAACAATGCCGGAAAGTTCTTCACGCCGTAGTTGCGTGGGTCGATCGGTGCCTGACGCTTGGCCGCGCTTCCTGCGGTGGACAGGAGCGCCCAGCCGTCGTCGCGCGCCGCCGCTTCCACCCCGCCGCGCAGGATGCTGACCAGCATCGTATCCTGGGCGATGGATCGCGCGGGATCGGCGGCGGGTGCCGGGCTTGCCACGGACTTCGCCTTGCTTCGTGGGGCGGCTGGCGAAGATTTGACCGGTGTCGGCGCTTCAGGCGCGACGAGGCCGTCGAGATAGAGGAACGTCGTACAGGCGTTGACGAACGGCTCCGGCGTCTTGCGCTCGCCAAAGCCATAGACGTCGTGCCCGCTGGCCTTGAGTTGCATGACGAGCGGGGTGAAATCGGCATCGCTCGATGCGATGCAATAGGCGTGCGGCTTTTGCGTGTAGAGCAATTCCATCGCGTCGATGACAAGGGCAATGTCGGTCGCGTTCTTGCCCGCCGAATAGCTGAATTGTTGAATCGGCCGGATTGCGAAGCTGTGCAGCTTGTCGCGCCACCCCTTCAGTCCGGCACTCGCCCAGTCGCCATAGGCGCGGCGGATGTTGGCGGTGCCATATTTCGACAATTCGGCAAGGATCGCAGCAATCTTGGTGTGCGAAACATTGTCGGCGTCGATCAGCAGGGCGATCCTGCGGTCGGACGTCAAGCTCAGCGAGGGATCAGTGCTCATGCAGTCTTGTGAGACCGATCGCGCCCGGACGCAACGATTGCGCCAACGGCGGTTTGCCGCGCGAACGAAAAACCCCGGTGGTCTTGCGACCACCGGGGCTCCTCGCATGCCCTCCAATGAAGGAGGGTGACCGGCCGTGGTGCCTGTCAGGGGGGTGACACCCCGACCGGCACACGCTTAGCGAAGCAGCGAAAGAACGCCCTGCTGCGACTGGTTGGCCTGGGCCAGCATCGCGGTCGACGCCTGGCTCAGGATCTGGGCCTTGGCGAGCGCCGTCGTTTCCGCCGAGAAATCGGTATCCTCGATGCGGCTGCGGGCCTCGTTCAGGTTGGTGGTCGTCGTCGACATGTTGGCAACGGTCGATTCGAGGCGGTTCTGAACCGCACCGAGGTCGCCGCGACCGGCCGAGATCGAGGTCAGTGCGGCGTCGATCACAGCAAGCGCTGCCGAAGCATCGTCCTGCGTTGCGATCGACAGGTCCGAACCGGCTGCCGTCGTTGCGGTCATGCCGACGCTGGCCAGTGCCGCGGTCTCACCCTCGACCATCACGGTCTTGCCCGAAGCGGCAGACAGCGTGATCTGGTTCTGCGCGACGGTGGAGTCCTCGCCTTCCTCGAACGTGACGTCGGCAGTGGCGCCTTCGGCACGAACCGTGACCTTCTCGATGTCGTCTTCAGCCGCGAAGTTGATCACGACGTCGGCCGCGCTGGTCAGCACGATGGCCGTGCCCGCTTCGTTGAGCGCCGCGGTCACGCCGCTGTCGGTCGTCGTCTCGTTGATCGCGTCAACCAGCAGCGCCAGGTCGTAACCTGCCTCGATGCCGGCATCTTCGTCTTCTTCGACAACGCCTGCGGCCAGATCGATGTCTTCGCCACCGATGCTGATCGTGCCGGTCATGGTTTCGTCGGCACCGACCAGCGACAGCGTCAGCTTTGTCGAGGCGGCTGCGGTAACGCCGGATTCACCCGTTACGGCGTTGATCGCGGTCACCTTGTCGGCGATCGCCGAGCTGGCATCGCCGCTGCTGTCGACGCTGGCGCCGACCCAGGTGCCGTTGATCTGCAGCTGGTTCTTCTCGAAGCCGGTGGCCGTACCCGTCAGGGTGCCGGTCGCGGTCTGCTCTGCGCCCGAGCGCAGGCCCAGCTTTGCAGCCGAGGTGTTGAGCATCGACATCGTGATGGTTTCACCAGCGTTGATGCCGGTCTGCAGCTTGACGTCACCCGTCTTGCCGTCGAGCAGCGCGACGCCGTTGAAGTTCGAGGTTTTCGAGATGTTGCCGACTTCGGCAATCAGCTGGGTCATTTCAGCCTGCAGCGTCGAGCGATCGCTGGTGCCCAGCGTGCCGTTCGATGCCTGGGTGCCGAGCTCCTTCATGCGCTGAAGCATGTTGGTGACTTCACCGAGTGCGCCTTCTGCGGTCTGCGCCAGGCTGATGCCGTCATTGGCGTTGCGCATGGCGACGGCCATGCTCTTGACCTGGCTGGTCATGCGGCTGGCGATGGCGAGGCCAGCGGCATCGTCCTTCGCGCTGTTGATGCGCTTGCCGGTCGACAGGCGTTCCATCGACGTCTGCAACGCCGAAGAGGCGCTGGACGACGCGTTCGCGGCACGAAGGCTCGCGATGTTGGTTCCGATAACAGTCATGTGCGTTCTCCGTTCAGTCCAAAGCGTCTCCGATTACCCCCCTGAATGCGAAGGAGCCCGAGCCGCCAATGGGGTGAACGGCAGGCTGAGCGCGGGATTAAGTAGTTTTATTTGCCCTGTTCACGCGCGTGCGTGGGAGCGCGCGCGGCAAATAGGAGCCGAAGCGGCGCATTTTTGCCGGATGGTTTACCGATCGTTTACCATCAATACCGCAATTACCCTTGCAACAGGGGGTTCTTTCGAATGCAGACGATCTTTCCGTCAGCGGCGGTGCTGCGCCAAAACTATGCGCTGGTCTCGGCGCTCAGGGCGCAGGGCTTCACGATCGGCGCGGCCGACAAGGTGAAGCCGATGCCCGGCGACCTGTTCATGATCGTCGAGGGCGAAGCTCCACCGGTATCCGCCCGCACATTGGTGCTGGCCGACGGGCCGGTCGCTGCAATCCCCTTTCATGACGGCAATCCGGCCCGCCTGACCTTTGGGTCGGACGACGCGGCGGTCGCCAGCGGCTTTGCCAGCGCGATGCTGCGCGGCGCGCATGCCCCGGTCGCGTCGGACCCCGAGAGCCTCGCGCTTTATGCCTTGGCCGAGCGGGTGGCGGTGGCGGACATCACTGTGCTTATCAACGGGCCCACCGGCACCGGCAAGGAAGTGCTGGCGAAGGCTATCCACAACATTTCCGCGCGCCGCGACGGTCCGTTCATCGCGGTCAATTGCGCGGCGTTACCCGAGACGATGCTGGAAGCCCTGCTGTTCGGCCACCAGAAGGGCGCGTTCACCGGCGCGAGCGCGGCGGGCGAAGGCTTTTTTCGCGCCGCGAACGGCGGCACACTGTTGCTCGACGAAGTCGCCGAAATGCCGCTCGGCCTTCAGGCCAAGCTGCTGCGCGCCTTGCAGGAACGCGAAGTCGTGCCGATCGGTGCGACGGCGGCGGAAAAGATCGACGTTCGCGTTATCGCCTGCGCCAACCGCGATTTGCAGACCGAAGTGGCAGAAGGCCGGTTTCGCGCTGATCTTTATTACCGCCTGTCGGTTTTTCCGCTGTCGACCAAGCCATTGTGCGATCGCCCCGGCGATGTCGCTGCGCTGGCCCCGGCGATGGTGTTGCGCCACGCGGGCAGCCGAACACGCCTGCCTTGGGTGACGCGTGAGGCGCTGGCGGTGCTGCAGTCGCATGACTGGCCGGGCAATGTCCGCGAGCTGGAGAATGTGATCCAGCGTGCGCTGTTGCTCTGCCCGGGTGAGGCGATCACGCCCGATCATCTGATCTTCGACCGTGCGCCGGCCATGCTGCAACAGGCAGAGGGGACGCTCAGCAACATCGTCCAGCTCAGTGAATTCGCGGCGATCCGTGAGACGCTGGCGGCATGCGGCGGCAGCCGGATCGAGACTGCCAAACGTCTGGGCATTTCGGAGCGCACCCTGCGCTACCGGCTGGCCCGAGCGCGCGAGCAGGGTGAAGACATCACGCGGAGAATCAGCGCATGAGCATCGGTGCAATTGGCGGTGCGGGCGGGGGCGGCATCGACCGCGTCATGCAACTGCGTGCCCAGATCCTGGAACGCAACGAAGCGCTGCAACGCGCGACCACCGGCGCAGCCGCTCCGGCTGCGCAACCCGCAGGTCCGACCAGCTTCGCCGATACGCTGGAGACCGCGCTCAAGCAGGTCAACGGCGCGCAGGCCAAGGCCGGCGATCTGTCCGCGGCCTATGAGCGCGGCGAAACGGTGGACATCGCCAAGGTGATGCTCGCCCGCCAGGAAGCGTCGGTCGGGTTCGAAGCGACGCTGCAGGTCCGCAACAAGCTGCTGACCGCCTATCGTGACATCATGAGCATGCCGGTCTGACCATGAACAATAATCTTTCCATCTCCGACGCCCCTGCCGCACCGGCACAGGGCTTTTCCAATCCGCTGAAACAGGCCGGGTCGTTTCTGTCCCAGCCGGCGGTCAAGCGCAGTCTGCCGATGATCTTCATGATCGGTCTGATCGGTGCTGCCGCACTGGCATGGGCGGCGATGTCCACCCCGCCGCAGCGGGTGCTGTTCGCTTCCCTGCCCGAAAGCGACAAGGCGGCGGTGGCCGACGCGTTGTCCGCTGCGAGTATCGTCAACCGCATCGACGGTGCCGGTTCGATCACGGTCAACGAGGATGATTATCACAAGGCACGGATGCTGCTCGCCGGGCAGGACCTGCCCAAAGCGGCACCGGGCGGCTATGCGCTGCTCGACCAGCTGCCAATGGGTGTGTCGCGCGCGGTCGAGGGCGAACGGCTGCGCCAGGCACGC is a window from the Sphingomonas sp. LT1P40 genome containing:
- a CDS encoding NYN domain-containing protein — its product is MSTDPSLSLTSDRRIALLIDADNVSHTKIAAILAELSKYGTANIRRAYGDWASAGLKGWRDKLHSFAIRPIQQFSYSAGKNATDIALVIDAMELLYTQKPHAYCIASSDADFTPLVMQLKASGHDVYGFGERKTPEPFVNACTTFLYLDGLVAPEAPTPVKSSPAAPRSKAKSVASPAPAADPARSIAQDTMLVSILRGGVEAAARDDGWALLSTAGSAAKRQAPIDPRNYGVKNFPALFEATGLFEIYKPEGGPSYVADKRNRERTPRPTGAN
- a CDS encoding flagellin N-terminal helical domain-containing protein, giving the protein MTVIGTNIASLRAANASSSASSALQTSMERLSTGKRINSAKDDAAGLAIASRMTSQVKSMAVAMRNANDGISLAQTAEGALGEVTNMLQRMKELGTQASNGTLGTSDRSTLQAEMTQLIAEVGNISKTSNFNGVALLDGKTGDVKLQTGINAGETITMSMLNTSAAKLGLRSGAEQTATGTLTGTATGFEKNQLQINGTWVGASVDSSGDASSAIADKVTAINAVTGESGVTAAASTKLTLSLVGADETMTGTISIGGEDIDLAAGVVEEDEDAGIEAGYDLALLVDAINETTTDSGVTAALNEAGTAIVLTSAADVVINFAAEDDIEKVTVRAEGATADVTFEEGEDSTVAQNQITLSAASGKTVMVEGETAALASVGMTATTAAGSDLSIATQDDASAALAVIDAALTSISAGRGDLGAVQNRLESTVANMSTTTTNLNEARSRIEDTDFSAETTALAKAQILSQASTAMLAQANQSQQGVLSLLR
- the flgM gene encoding flagellar biosynthesis anti-sigma factor FlgM — encoded protein: MPATAPVKAAGVETRVAQTSTAASLTRTAAASAPVDAERVSRIKKAIADGNFPLVPSTVADRLLALKLDWNPNEKA
- the flhA gene encoding flagellar biosynthesis protein FlhA yields the protein MNLNMASIGASAKSFSLPVAILVLVGMMVVPVPTFLLDTFFIMNIIISLAVLMVALNAQKPLDFSAFPTVLLFATLFRLGLNVASTRVVLGHGHEGEAAAGHVIEAFGTFMIGGDYVVGLFVFAILIIINMIVVTKGAGRVSEVSARFTLDALPGKQMAIDADLNAGLITPDEAKARRIEVSTEADFYGAMDGSSKFVKGDAIAGLLILFINVIGGLILGPVSHGMTIGEAAQTYVLLAIGDALVAQIPALLLSIAAAAIVTRVNANKEQDLATQIGSQFSSHKTWTPVAVIVALLGVMPGMPHFIILPAAAASGFMAWKMYQASKRPPAPEPVAIAEAVDPSKIGWDEVTDNMQVMLDIGYGLVPLVDERRGGPLMGRITGVRRALSKELGFVVPQVRVRDDINLDPFTYRIVVGGVVIGEDTVSPDEVLALDTGQAAGLLNGKKAKDPTFGLDAVWISTADADAATGQGWLVVDPGTVMATHLNQALISNASDLLGPDEVQALLDGLRERAAQLVSALSPNPLPITTLTQVLRGLLAENIPLKEFRRIAAAIANAAQKTLDADEIIELIRPELGPLIIQKLCGVREPLRVMTLEGQLEALLGQAVRSDPARRHTIEPDLGRRIVDALQRAAQPLVSEAKPFALVVQPSIRIAIRKLVKTCLPDTPVMSFFEVPEDKSVEVVAVIGAPAALPA
- a CDS encoding sigma-54 interaction domain-containing protein, which produces MQTIFPSAAVLRQNYALVSALRAQGFTIGAADKVKPMPGDLFMIVEGEAPPVSARTLVLADGPVAAIPFHDGNPARLTFGSDDAAVASGFASAMLRGAHAPVASDPESLALYALAERVAVADITVLINGPTGTGKEVLAKAIHNISARRDGPFIAVNCAALPETMLEALLFGHQKGAFTGASAAGEGFFRAANGGTLLLDEVAEMPLGLQAKLLRALQEREVVPIGATAAEKIDVRVIACANRDLQTEVAEGRFRADLYYRLSVFPLSTKPLCDRPGDVAALAPAMVLRHAGSRTRLPWVTREALAVLQSHDWPGNVRELENVIQRALLLCPGEAITPDHLIFDRAPAMLQQAEGTLSNIVQLSEFAAIRETLAACGGSRIETAKRLGISERTLRYRLARAREQGEDITRRISA
- a CDS encoding flagella basal body P-ring formation protein FlgA: MIVHLLPALLAATSTPVAFQSTEALDQLVQQFAGAPIGVEGGARAAVDKRLRLAACADPQLSWRSAAEDAVVIRCPGPQQWRVFVAVNVLPKAAPTRAPVAVAAVRPPAPVKAESVIKRGDPIMVEAGAAGFSITRQGVAMGDAPVGGRVIVKMDDKRPPVAAIAMESGRARLPGFGE
- a CDS encoding YbaN family protein — protein: MRRYLYLTAGFVSLGLAAIGALLPVMPTTVFVILAAYCFTRSSPTMERRLLEHPQFGPHIVRWRERGAISRTGKKAATVAFVVSIAVAFAFTAMPWPLVTVAAAAIVGGWIWTRPEA
- a CDS encoding flagellar motor protein MotB — protein: MIAADAWDDIAPAKSVWLITLADLALLLVGFFVFMQANRSLDRQALVTGLRSGFGIEEVAVPPMAVATARLDGFAAGSAVLPDASGIIGWARDAARDARTQITITGSTDVNAQTGSADIDPATGSAAILAADRARTVAATLVRSGAVDPRRIVIRIEPGKRRAVTLSVGFAGDTHRRGD
- the fliE gene encoding flagellar hook-basal body complex protein FliE translates to MSIGAIGGAGGGGIDRVMQLRAQILERNEALQRATTGAAAPAAQPAGPTSFADTLETALKQVNGAQAKAGDLSAAYERGETVDIAKVMLARQEASVGFEATLQVRNKLLTAYRDIMSMPV
- a CDS encoding flagellar protein FlgN; translated protein: MKRRDALIDVIDALYAEIAALKSNDVAALERATHAKLVGIEAVGAANDDEPDLSPELRALAEEAHRLNETSRIYVNLMAANVRRRLQTLTGNDLPSYRPGLAGAYA
- a CDS encoding sigma-70 family RNA polymerase sigma factor — its product is MTFQQSHKDFSHNEFALTYGRSGETKRDMDALVRKHMPLVRRLAWHVHGSMSSLIDVEDLVQIGLVALVEAANSFEDRGLVSFDQYLSTRVRGAMIDELRRQATITRGAMKRRRVYNDAVGALTDESGKRPDEATVASRLGVTVEKLRSDYASAEAVRFDSIDDVYSDEGPWFMSDEPSAFDQLADADQREALIAAISELPEKEQLVIQLYYVEELNLEEIGQVLGVGSARVCQIKKSAHDRLKKGLMRRLG
- a CDS encoding lytic transglycosylase domain-containing protein, with protein sequence MSVPSIGARATATTAIAAASQKTGIDFNYLLGQAQVESGMRSNARARTSSATGLYQFIEQSWLGVVKEHGDKHGLGWASDSIKRTSSGRFVVPDAATRNAILSMRNDPQAASLMAAEHASDNKASLESSLGREATGTDLYMAHFLGIGGARKFLGAMDANPERGAASMFPAAARANRSIFYTPGGQQRSLGEIYDRFAGKLDKGAAAVGATGLASGGVGSGAGDAKFQQLVQSLGDGVEVVLGNDAVGQDRKWLTTLDQMNTAGRSNEGVNPLRPTPQSAKLAYMMLASLGA